A region of Triplophysa rosa linkage group LG16, Trosa_1v2, whole genome shotgun sequence DNA encodes the following proteins:
- the si:dkey-89b17.4 gene encoding zinc finger protein 646 isoform X2, with translation MAMHDMNRAKGLPCKECDIICPSTPSLLEHMKAHYHQEENGRFECEQCGRVFKHASSLASHKKTHEMGSFQCPVCTRTLPNAMALKNHLRIHTLSPSGQAEEENDDNVDEERDYNLARDLSEAAFRSHINNSGMMPGSDHDKQKSPGAEDAWDRPFKCDQCDRTYRHHGSLVNHKKSHQEGTYKCSVCYKQFNNLAALNAHERTHSKFKPMSMGTLVPEAPSDPRPPGSQNDDMVTSFCHLCQVSLPNKNDFQEHILLHNAASSSLGLPRSFPGIVPHNLSSVRSPAVNPYTPALGDPLPLPPLPDKRYDPMLGPPVSNSIYTCAYCGSGHPDLESLKIHYLTHDPNTTVHNAQESPVILNSNALASNSQPSVSSNGETTSRGQSSAIDDAERRFKCQECGKSYRHAGSLVNHKRSHQTGHYQCTVCCKQYPHLAALHSHLRSHKTRPNSQSMSTEGDWLSSEPMTGLDSQQGFVHSQDQDSGATTPISLPGNLGDAANFVPDGGHTSGLDSLEFHDRFGGALAQSSSGHSPLPQNHRQADSVNQGGMPKGYLSNMSFHSPGGAALPAGAGNLKESSRQRRQDQMPYGGAQANSQSNSKRLNKDDDDDDGEVYQCTVCGNHYASLRALRSHLRSHGVNQGAGPSSALSPIDRHQLITHLCPGKARAGALNKGMNGAKGMTGGAGTSGSGGPVVSRQMPDSDDRPHRCDQCGRSYRHPCSLLNHKKSHKTGVFRCHVCQKRYYNLLALKNHQRTHFDLKRHKCEECGKAFKIQKQLINHLRLHEEHRVKTGDRDQRVQGMSHPNGARYEGGPSQLQAMRMGEPPKIQNPPVNTNYGQPQGFKRPYAGARAQQVDDGSGRRPFVCDQCGRTYRHAGSLANHKNLHKIGEYHCNVCNSTYPNRLAMKNHLRMHFALKKYTCTDCGRGFRNQRQLETHTSNQLCKDLPGPLPGPSIQTAPPPAEYECDGCSQIFSTTTDLASHNCSAQLPSSSASLNSSNMSMETGNLGSPEREERPFSCDLCGCSYKHASSLLNHKNTHKIGNFNCSFCDKPYTNYMALRNHMRIHTQKKRHICSTCGKAFRLARFLRNHQRVHEEGHTRFGCPTCGKSFQGRSGLARHRCGDNQVGKEGVQKATSSTREDYRFTCDLCGRSYRHASSLLNHKNTHTVGIYHCAVCLKTYSNLLALKNHRRIHSETRRHGCPECGKAFRVSSQLQNHRRVHQKEREFACTLCQRSFPTQAGFLLHLEMQHGRAAKTAQQPGVSSSGSDLGWGSGLDLTLMQAQGMGPNGLQKLNPSHHGPSGSSSSGHQQQQFRQSSNEAGCKSHVCDQCGRSYRHASSLLNHKNSHKMGTYFCNSCQKEFSNLMALKNHRRIHTEPKRYQCPDCGKAFRVSTQLICHRRIHTKEKPFSCQQCDKRFSSKSNLRHHQKVHWNSSAPSTGLNVGSTNFLGMPSGPFL, from the exons ATGGCTATGCATGATATGAATCGTGCCAAGGGTCTCCCTTGCAAAGAATGCGACATCATTTGCCCAAGCACACCTAGCCTACTGGAGCACATGAAAGCACACTATCATCAAGAAGAGAATGGCAGATTTGAATGTGAACAGTGTGGACGTGTTTTTAAGCATGCCAGTAGCTTGGCTTCTCACAAAAAGACTCATGAGATGGGCTCCTTCCAGTGTCCGGTGTGTACCAGAACTTTGCCCAATGCGATGGCGCTTAAAAACCACCTCCGCATCCACACCCTGTCTCCAAGTGGCCAAGCTGAAGAGGAGAACGATGATAATGTCGACGAAGAAAGGGATTACAATCTAGCGCGAGATCTGTCTGAAGCAGCTTTCAGGAGTCACATAAATAACAGTGGAATGATGCCTGGCAGTGACCACGATAAGCAAAAATCTCCAGGAGCCGAAGATGCCTGGGACAGACCATTTAAGTGCGACCAATGCGACAGGACGTATCGCCATCATGGCAGCTTGGTTAACCACAAGAAGTCTCATCAAGAGGGCACATATAAGTGCAGTGTCTGTTACAAACAATTTAACAATCTTGCTGCCCTCAATGCTCACGAACGCACTCATTCGAAATTTAAACCAATGTCCATGGGGACCCTTGTGCCTGAAGCACCATCTGATCCCCGCCCTCCTGGTTCCCAGAACGATGATATGGTGACTAGCTTTTGCCATCTTTGTCAGGTGTCTCTTCCTAATAAGAATGACTTTCAGGAGCACATTTTGTTACATAATGCTGCATCATCTTCGCTGGGGCTGCCACGTAGTTTCCCAGGGATAGTGCCTCATAATCTTAGCTCTGTTCGCTCCCCAGCGGTTAATCCGTATACACCTGCTCTGGGTGATCCCCTTCCGTTGCCTCCATTGCCAGATAAGCGGTATGACCCAATGCTAGGCCCCCCAGTTTCTAATTCCATATACACCTGTGCATATTGCGGATCAGGACATCCTGACTTAGAGAGCCTGAAAATTCATTACCTTACTCATGACCCAAACACCACAGTACAcaatgcacaagaaagccctgttattttaaattcaaatgCATTGGCCTCAAACTCCCAACCCTCAGTATCATCCAATGGTGAGACAACGTCCCGGGGGCAGTCTTCAGCCATTGATGATGCCGAACGCAGATTTAAGTGCCAGGAGTGTGGTAAAAGCTACAGACACGCTGGTAGTCTAGTTAATCATAAACGCTCCCATCAAACAGGTCATTATCAGTGCACCGTTTGCTGTAAACAGTATCCACACCTAGCAGCCCTTCACAGCCACCTCCGCAGTCACAAAACCAGGCCAAACTCGCAATCAATGAGCACAGAGGGTGATTGGCTTTCCTCTGAGCCAATGACAGGGCTAGATTCCCAACAAGGCTTTGTGCATTCTCAAGATCAGGATAGTGGTGCAACAACCCCAATTTCACTGCCTGGCAATCTCGGTGACGCAGCCAACTTTGTTCCAGATGGTGGCCATACAAGCGGTCTGGATTCGCTGGAATTCCATGACCGCTTTGGCGGCGCTCTCGCTCAGAGCAGTTCTGGCCACTCCCCACTGCCGCAAAATCATCGTCAGGCAGATAGCGTCAACCAGGGAGGTATGCCAAAAGGATACCTTAGTAACATGAGCTTCCATAGTCCCGGTGGTGCCGCCTTGCCAGCAGGTGCTGGCAACCTCAAAGAAAGCAGTCGTCAGAGGCGTCAGGACCAGATGCCCTATGGGGGAGCCCAGGCCAACTCCCAGAGCAACAGTAAGAGGCTAAATAAAGACGACGATGATGACGATGGAGAGGTCTATCAGTGCACGGTCTGCGGAAACCATTACGCCAGTCTTAGGGCGCTTCGTAGCCATTTACGAAGCCACGGTGTTAACCAGGGTGCAGGGCCTTCTTCTGCCCTCTCTCCTATAG ATCGGCATCAGCTGATTACTCACCTGTGTCCAGGCAAGGCGAGAGCGGGGGCATTGAACAAGGGCATGAACGGAGCAAAAGGGATGACTGGTGGTGCCGGTACCAGTGGCAGCGGTGGCCCTGTAGTCTCCCGGCAGATGCCAGACTCTGACGATCGGCCCCACAGGTGTGACCAGTGCGGACGGAGTTACAGACACCCCTGCTCGCTGCTTAACCATAAGAAATCGCACAAGACCGGGGTCTTCCGCTGCCACGTCTGCCAAAAACGCTACTACAACCTACTGGCCCTCAAGAACCACCAGAGGACTCATTTTGACTTAAAGAG GCACAAGTGCGAGGAGTGTGGGAAAGCCTTCAAGATTCAGAAGCAGCTGATAAATCATCTACGGTTGCACGAAGAGCATAGAGTGAAGACTGGAGATCGAGACCAACGCGTTCAAGGCATGTCTCATCCCAATGGTGCTCGCTACGAGGGAGGCCCGTCGCAACTCCAAGCTATGAGGATGGGCGAGCCGCCCAAAATTCAGAATCCCCCCGTGAACACCAATTACGGTCAGCCTCAAGGTTTCAAGAGACCGTATGCAGGAGCCAGAGCTCAGCAAGTCGACGACGGTAGCGGTCGTCGGCCCTTCGTTTGCGATCAGTGTGGACGCACTTACCGCCACGCTGGCAGCCTGGCCAATCACAAGAATCTACACAAGATTGGCGAATACCACTGTAATGTGTGCAACTCCACATATCCCAATCGACTGGCAATGAAGAACCACCTCCGAATGCATTTCGCTCTTAAGAAGTACACCTGCACAGACTGCGGTAGGGGCTTCAGGAACCAAAGGCAGCTTGAAACGCACACCAGCAACCAGCTCTGCAAAGATCTTCCTGGCCCCCTTCCTGGTCCCAGCATACAGACCGCACCACCTCCGGCCGAATACGAGTGCGATGGGTGCTCGCAGATCTTTTCGACAACCACAGACTTGGCCTCGCATAACTGCAGCGCCCAGCTTCCCTCTTCCTCAGCCTCCCTCAACAGCTCCAACATGAGCATGGAGACGGGCAACCTGGGGTCTCCAGAACGTGAAGAACGCCCTTTTTCCTGCGACCTTTGCGGCTGTTCTTACAAGCACGCTAGCAGTCTTCTCAACcacaagaacacacacaaaataggCAACTTCAACTGTTCGTTTTGTGACAAACCCTACACCAACTACATGGCGCTGCGCAACCACATGAGAATCCACACGCAGAAGAAGCGACACATCTGCTCGACCTGCGGCAAGGCCTTCCGGCTGGCCCGCTTCCTTCGGAACCACCAGAGGGTCCACGAGGAGGGCCACACACGCTTCGGCTGCCCCACCTGTGGGAAGAGCTTTCAGGGTCGGTCGGGGCTGGCCAGGCACCGCTGCGGGGACAACCAGGTAGGCAAGGAAGGCGTGCAGAAGGCCACTTCGAGCACAAGAGAGGATTACCGGTTCAC ATGTGACCTGTGTGGCCGTTCTTACCGGCATGCCAGCTCACTCCTTAAccacaaaaacacccacacagTCGGCATCTACCACTGCGCTGTGTGCCTCAAGACCTACTCCAACCTGCTCGCACTCAAAAACCACCGTCGTATTCATTCTGAGACACGCCGGCATGGCTGCCCCGAATGCGGCAAGGCCTTCCGCGTCTCATCCCAACTGCAGAATCACCGCCGTGTGCACCAGAAAGAACGGGAGTTTGCCTGCACTCTGTGCCAGAGGAGCTTTCCCACCCAGGCTGGCTTCCTCCTCCACTTGGAAATGCAGCACGGCCGTGCCGCCAAAACGGCTCAACAGCCTGGGGTTTCGTCCAGCGGCTCTGATTTGGGTTGGGGCTCTGGGCTTGACCTTACGCTAATGCAGGCCCAAGGAATGGGTCCCAACGGGCTCCAAAAGCTGAACCCGTCTCATCATGGCCCCAGCGGCAGCAGCTCGAGTGGGCATCAGCAACAGCAGTTTCGGCAGAGTTCCAACGAGGCGGGGTGCAAGTCGCACGTCTGTGATCAGTGCGGCCGCAGTTACCGGCACGCCAGCTCGCTTCTGAACCACAAGAACAGCCACAAGATGGGCACCTATTTCTGCAACTCCTGTCAGAAGGAATTCTCCAACCTGATGGCACTCAAAAACCACAGACGCATCCACACAGAACCCAAGCGTTACCAGTGCCCGGACTGCGGCAAGGCTTTCCGTGTCTCCACCCAACTCATCTGCCACCGCCGCATTCACACCAAGGAGAAGCCTTTTTCATGTCAGCAGTGCGACAAGCGCTTCTCCAGCAAGTCCAACTTAAGACACCATCAGAAGGTCCACTGGAACAGTTCGGCACCTTCTACCGGTCTGAACGTGGGCTCCACCAACTTTTTGGGTATGCCCTCCGGGCCCTTTCTTTAA